In a single window of the Bradyrhizobium sp. ORS 285 genome:
- a CDS encoding Lrp/AsnC family transcriptional regulator, which produces MPDLDAIDRKILGHLQADGRITMQELADKVGLSVSPCHRRVKLLEERGVITRYLATVDQKALGLHVSVFISIKLARQKEEDLKRFEKAISAWPEVLECYLMTGNRDYLLRVVAADLSSYEAFLKTKLTRLDGIASIESSFALSQVKYSIALPV; this is translated from the coding sequence ATGCCAGACCTCGACGCCATCGACCGCAAGATCCTCGGCCACCTTCAGGCCGACGGCCGGATCACCATGCAGGAGCTCGCCGACAAGGTCGGCCTGTCGGTGTCGCCCTGCCACCGCCGCGTCAAGCTGCTGGAGGAGCGCGGCGTCATCACCCGCTATCTCGCGACGGTGGACCAGAAGGCGCTGGGGCTGCACGTCTCGGTGTTCATCTCGATCAAGCTGGCGCGGCAGAAGGAGGAGGATCTGAAGCGGTTCGAAAAGGCGATCTCGGCCTGGCCCGAGGTGCTGGAGTGCTATCTGATGACCGGCAATCGCGACTATCTGCTGCGGGTGGTGGCGGCAGATCTGTCGTCGTATGAGGCGTTTTTGAAGACCAAGCTGACCAGGCTGGACGGCATCGCCTCGATCGAGAGCAGCTTTGCACTGAGCCAGGTGAAGTACTCGATCGCACTGCCCGTGTGA
- a CDS encoding 2Fe-2S iron-sulfur cluster-binding protein, protein MSNFRTVTVKGRQFRVRAGDVLLDGALANGVEIPFDCRAGTCGTCMVHVAKGQTVCGETHTQGMIYACQARVVSDLDVDVEDVPEIDISKARLVGLREVAPDIMELMIAPEKSISYLPGQYFKFTFAGYPARAYSPTASFDGRIGGRVIHLNIKKVRGGRVTQALGSGIRPGHRLRIQGPYGHAFLRPGGTGRLVLAGSGTGFAPIWAIAAMALRENRSRPMVIIAGAKKLPQLYMTPILAQLARLPNVAIVPTVEEGPINHPSIRTGRIEPHMPTLTASDVVYACGSPRMVTALAGMVEKAGATFYADPFDSAPHEAPSGIIGRIKTLVARRPAEPEPSRDSGKGHDASLDPFARALSLVPKDPIEDDMVLPRTAEPRRSTSAERDHALSLVRERALGEAGQLQERPRRAAGQMASGHV, encoded by the coding sequence ATGTCGAACTTCAGGACCGTCACCGTCAAGGGCCGCCAGTTCCGCGTCCGCGCGGGTGACGTGCTGCTCGATGGCGCGCTCGCCAACGGCGTCGAGATCCCGTTCGACTGCCGCGCCGGCACCTGCGGCACCTGCATGGTTCACGTCGCCAAGGGACAGACGGTATGCGGCGAGACGCATACGCAGGGCATGATCTATGCGTGCCAGGCGCGCGTGGTCTCCGACCTCGATGTCGACGTGGAGGACGTGCCGGAGATCGACATCAGCAAGGCGCGCCTCGTGGGCCTGCGCGAGGTCGCGCCGGACATCATGGAGCTGATGATCGCGCCCGAGAAGAGCATCAGCTACCTACCGGGCCAGTACTTCAAGTTCACCTTCGCCGGCTATCCGGCGCGCGCCTATAGCCCGACCGCCTCGTTCGATGGCCGCATCGGCGGCCGCGTCATCCATCTCAACATCAAGAAGGTGCGCGGCGGCCGCGTCACGCAGGCGCTCGGCAGCGGCATCCGCCCCGGGCACCGGCTGCGCATCCAGGGGCCGTATGGGCACGCCTTTCTACGGCCGGGTGGCACCGGCCGGCTCGTTCTCGCCGGCAGCGGCACCGGCTTCGCGCCGATCTGGGCGATCGCCGCGATGGCGCTGCGCGAGAATCGCAGCCGCCCGATGGTGATCATCGCCGGCGCCAAAAAGCTGCCGCAGCTCTACATGACGCCGATCCTCGCGCAGCTCGCGCGGCTTCCGAACGTCGCGATCGTCCCGACCGTCGAGGAAGGGCCGATCAATCACCCCTCGATCCGCACCGGCCGCATCGAGCCGCACATGCCGACGCTGACCGCCTCCGACGTCGTCTACGCCTGCGGCTCGCCGCGCATGGTCACTGCGCTGGCCGGCATGGTCGAGAAGGCCGGCGCGACGTTCTATGCCGACCCGTTCGACTCCGCGCCGCACGAGGCGCCCTCCGGCATCATCGGGCGCATCAAGACATTGGTGGCACGCCGGCCGGCGGAGCCGGAGCCGAGCCGCGACAGCGGCAAGGGCCACGACGCGTCCCTCGATCCGTTCGCGCGGGCGCTGTCGCTGGTGCCGAAGGATCCGATCGAGGACGACATGGTCCTGCCGCGCACCGCAGAGCCGCGCCGCAGCACGAGCGCCGAACGCGACCACGCGCTGTCGCTGGTCCGCGAGCGCGCGCTGGGCGAGGCCGGGCAATTGCAGGAGCGCCCCCGCCGCGCCGCGGGGCAGATGGCGTCGGGGCATGTGTGA
- a CDS encoding fumarylacetoacetate hydrolase family protein, with translation MINLTPESVLPDDGTNGTLVGRVWRPEVDGPAVVAVREDGVFDVTSAFPTVTALCEHDDPAAALNAMKGERIGDLAAILANTPPDRRNPAKPWLLAPVDLQVLKAAGVTFAISMLERVIEERARGNPASAEAIRKEVVRLVGDDFSKLKPGSDQAMHLKQVLIEQNAWSQYLEVGIGPDAEVFTKAPTLSSVGTGMDAGLHPKSTWNNPEPEVVLIVSSRGAIVGATLGNDVNLRDFEGRSALLLSKAKDNNASCAIGPLLRLFDKSFTLDDVRKMDVALNVTGSDGFALDGHSSISKISRDPTDLVAQTIGAVHQYPDGFALFLGTMFAPVKDRDAPGQGFTHKRDDIVTISAPQLGRLVNRMRNSDECEPWTFGVGALMRSLARRKLI, from the coding sequence ATGATCAACCTCACACCCGAATCCGTCCTGCCCGACGACGGCACCAACGGAACGCTGGTCGGCCGCGTCTGGCGCCCCGAGGTCGACGGCCCGGCCGTGGTCGCCGTGCGGGAGGACGGCGTGTTCGACGTCACCTCCGCCTTCCCGACCGTCACCGCGCTGTGCGAGCACGACGATCCCGCCGCGGCGCTGAATGCGATGAAAGGCGAGCGCATCGGCGACCTCGCCGCCATCCTCGCCAACACGCCGCCCGACCGCCGTAATCCCGCGAAGCCTTGGCTGCTGGCCCCGGTCGACCTGCAGGTGCTGAAGGCCGCCGGCGTCACCTTCGCGATCTCGATGCTGGAGCGCGTCATCGAGGAGCGCGCGCGCGGCAATCCGGCCTCGGCCGAGGCGATCCGGAAGGAAGTGGTGCGCCTGGTCGGCGACGATTTCTCCAAGCTCAAGCCGGGCTCGGACCAGGCGATGCACTTGAAGCAGGTGCTGATCGAGCAGAACGCCTGGAGCCAGTATCTCGAGGTCGGCATCGGCCCTGACGCCGAGGTCTTCACCAAGGCGCCGACCTTGTCGTCGGTCGGCACCGGCATGGATGCCGGCCTGCATCCGAAATCGACCTGGAACAATCCGGAGCCCGAGGTCGTGCTGATCGTCTCGAGCCGCGGCGCCATCGTCGGTGCCACGCTCGGCAACGACGTCAATCTGCGCGATTTCGAGGGCCGCTCGGCGCTGCTCCTGTCCAAGGCCAAGGACAACAACGCCTCCTGCGCCATCGGCCCCTTGCTGCGCCTGTTCGACAAGAGCTTCACGCTGGATGATGTGCGCAAGATGGACGTGGCGCTGAACGTGACCGGCAGCGATGGCTTCGCGCTCGACGGCCATTCGTCGATCTCGAAGATCAGCCGCGATCCGACCGATCTCGTCGCCCAGACCATCGGCGCCGTGCATCAATATCCCGACGGCTTCGCACTGTTCCTCGGCACGATGTTCGCCCCCGTGAAGGACCGCGACGCGCCGGGGCAGGGTTTTACGCACAAGCGCGACGACATCGTCACCATCTCAGCTCCGCAACTTGGCCGCCTCGTCAACCGCATGCGCAACAGCGACGAATGCGAGCCGTGGACGTTCGGCGTCGGCGCGCTGATGCGGAGCTTGGCGCGGCGGAAGCTGATCTAG
- a CDS encoding DMT family transporter, translating to MPTHVQEKPTAARKRAPARADRPFRGIALILLSTVFLGTSDVTAKYLSKTLPSIEITWIRFVVFAMIMVPAMIPGSPLFAMRTERVKFHLLRGVALLGSSIMFISGLRYLPIAEASATGFVAPLFVTALSIIFLSEKVGLRRWIATAVGLFGVLVILRPGTGAFHLAALFPIASAFAWACTLIMTRMMSGREHAITIMTYSSIAGVCLLSAMVPFVWVTPSWQDIGFGVLVGVASTMGQWIVVLAFRYADASVLAPFSYTQLLWVSILGFLVFGELPDVWTIVGAAFIVSSGLYTAHRERVRRSQLLQVAGESSPNP from the coding sequence TTGCCGACACACGTGCAGGAGAAGCCGACCGCCGCGCGGAAGCGCGCCCCCGCGCGGGCCGATCGCCCATTCCGCGGCATCGCGCTGATCCTGCTCTCGACCGTGTTCCTCGGCACCTCGGACGTCACGGCGAAGTATCTGTCGAAGACGCTGCCCTCGATCGAGATCACCTGGATCCGCTTCGTCGTGTTCGCGATGATCATGGTGCCGGCGATGATCCCGGGCTCGCCGCTGTTTGCGATGCGCACCGAGCGGGTGAAGTTCCATTTGCTGCGCGGGGTCGCGCTGCTCGGCTCGTCGATCATGTTCATCTCCGGCCTGCGCTATCTGCCGATCGCGGAGGCCTCGGCCACCGGCTTCGTGGCGCCGCTGTTCGTGACCGCGCTGTCGATCATCTTCCTCAGCGAGAAGGTCGGCCTGCGCCGCTGGATCGCGACCGCCGTCGGGCTGTTCGGCGTGCTCGTCATCCTCCGCCCCGGCACCGGCGCCTTCCATCTCGCCGCTTTGTTTCCGATCGCCTCCGCCTTCGCCTGGGCCTGCACCCTGATCATGACGCGCATGATGAGCGGCCGCGAGCACGCCATCACCATCATGACCTATTCGTCGATCGCCGGCGTCTGCCTGCTCTCGGCGATGGTGCCGTTCGTCTGGGTCACGCCGTCCTGGCAGGACATCGGCTTCGGCGTGCTGGTCGGCGTCGCCTCGACAATGGGGCAGTGGATTGTCGTGCTGGCGTTCCGCTATGCCGATGCCTCGGTGCTGGCGCCGTTCTCCTACACGCAGCTCTTGTGGGTCAGCATTCTCGGCTTCCTGGTGTTCGGCGAATTGCCGGATGTCTGGACCATCGTCGGCGCCGCCTTCATCGTCTCCAGCGGCCTCTACACCGCCCACCGCGAGCGCGTCCGCCGCTCGCAACTCCTGCAGGTCGCCGGCGAAAGCTCGCCGAATCCGTGA
- a CDS encoding aldo/keto reductase → MKHKTFGTGGAGVSVIGQGTWYLDHADRKRAIATLQRGLDRGMTHIDTAEMYGEAELVIAEAIAGRRDEVFLVSKVLPSNASRRGTITACERSLKRLKTDRLDCYLLHWPGSYPLEETVAAFEELKAAGKIASWGVSNFDVDDLDELLDVAGPGKIACNQVLYHLQERAIEHAVIPWCGQHGVAVVAYSPFGHDDFPERRSPGGEVLQRIAEQHNATPRQIALAYLTRASSLLAIPKASRPEHAEENAAAGDIELTAADIAAIDRAFPRGPKPRGLPML, encoded by the coding sequence ATGAAGCACAAGACATTCGGAACTGGCGGCGCCGGCGTGTCCGTCATCGGGCAGGGCACCTGGTATCTCGACCACGCCGATCGCAAGCGCGCCATCGCCACGTTGCAGCGCGGGCTCGACCGCGGCATGACGCATATCGACACCGCCGAGATGTATGGCGAGGCGGAGCTCGTGATCGCCGAAGCCATCGCCGGCCGGCGCGACGAGGTGTTCCTGGTCTCAAAAGTGCTGCCCAGCAACGCCTCCCGCCGCGGCACCATCACCGCCTGCGAGCGCTCGCTGAAGCGGCTGAAGACCGACCGCCTCGATTGTTACCTGCTGCATTGGCCCGGCTCGTATCCGCTCGAAGAAACCGTGGCTGCATTCGAGGAGCTGAAAGCCGCGGGCAAGATCGCGTCCTGGGGCGTCAGCAATTTCGACGTCGACGATCTCGACGAACTGCTCGATGTCGCAGGCCCCGGCAAGATCGCCTGCAACCAGGTGCTCTATCACCTGCAAGAGCGGGCCATCGAGCATGCGGTCATCCCGTGGTGCGGCCAGCACGGCGTCGCCGTGGTTGCCTATTCGCCGTTCGGTCACGATGATTTCCCCGAGCGCCGCAGTCCCGGTGGCGAGGTGCTGCAGCGCATCGCCGAGCAGCACAACGCCACGCCGCGCCAGATCGCGCTCGCTTACCTCACCCGCGCCTCGTCGCTGCTCGCCATCCCCAAGGCCTCGCGGCCGGAGCACGCCGAGGAGAACGCCGCCGCCGGCGACATCGAGCTGACCGCGGCCGACATCGCGGCGATCGATCGCGCCTTTCCGCGCGGGCCGAAGCCGCGCGGCTTGCCGATGCTGTAG
- a CDS encoding nitrate reductase produces MTSVDPKLRTVRTACPYCGVGCGVLATPDGSGGAAISGDPVHPANLGRLCSKGSALGETLGLENRLLYPMVRCKHGMERVAWSDALDHVATRLKHIVARDGEDAVAFYLSGQMLTEDYYVANKLMKGFLGSANVDTNSRLCMASSVAGHRRAFGADTVPGTYEDLDQADLLVFVGSNAAWCHPVLYQRMLANKQTRGAKFVVIDPRRTDTSSEADLFLGLKPGTDSALFSGLLVHLADSGALDSNYIARHTSGFDETLARARNLAGSAAATALATGLSEADVAAFFKLFRDTPKVVTLYSQGVNQSAQGTDKVNAILNCHLATARIGKPGMGPFSLTGQPNAMGGREVGGLANQLAAHMNFTPADIDRIRRFWKASDIATHEGLKAVQMFEAIARGQIKALWVIGTNPAVSLPDADLVRTALKKLELFVVSENVRSNDTVDVGAHVLLPAQAWGEKSGTVTNSERRISRQRAFMPPAGEAKPDWWILSEVGKRLGHAAAFNYTSAADVFREHAALSAFENDGTRDFDIGGLATLSDDEYDTMAPVQWPVRAGRPPEPRFFADGAFYTNDRKARFVAPEVPALRSETTAARPLRLNTGRIRDQWHTMTRTGLSPRLGSHLPEPFVEVHPDDALRYGLMHDGFAKVTTEHGQCILKVVVSERQQRGMLFAPIHWNATNSSHGRVGALVASHTDPFSGQPEAKATPAAISPYEYVFRGFILSRTELTLPSNLWWVRATVPGGFGYLFADNGDLMRWPGWFKALATDDVADYMDVGGGVYRAACFDGDRIATSVFVGPGHDAGDWNVVKTMFAADRLDDEQRRVLLSGRAPDGASGGPIVCACFGVGRDTICDAIAAGARTPAAIGAELKAGTNCGSCIPEMKRLIAQMPAQADVSVKVAS; encoded by the coding sequence ATGACGAGTGTTGATCCGAAACTGCGTACGGTGCGAACCGCCTGTCCTTATTGCGGCGTCGGCTGCGGCGTGCTCGCCACGCCTGACGGCAGCGGCGGAGCGGCGATCTCCGGCGATCCGGTCCATCCCGCCAATCTCGGCCGGCTCTGCTCGAAGGGCTCGGCGCTCGGCGAGACGCTCGGGCTGGAGAACCGGCTGCTCTATCCGATGGTCCGCTGCAAGCACGGTATGGAGCGGGTGGCCTGGAGCGACGCGCTCGACCATGTCGCGACCCGGCTGAAGCACATCGTCGCGCGCGACGGCGAGGACGCGGTGGCGTTCTATCTCTCCGGCCAGATGCTGACCGAGGACTATTACGTCGCCAACAAGCTGATGAAGGGTTTTCTCGGCTCGGCCAATGTCGACACCAATTCGCGGCTGTGCATGGCCTCCTCGGTCGCCGGCCATCGCCGCGCCTTCGGCGCCGACACCGTGCCTGGCACCTATGAGGATCTCGACCAGGCCGATCTGCTGGTGTTCGTCGGCAGCAATGCCGCCTGGTGCCATCCCGTGCTGTACCAGCGCATGCTGGCGAACAAGCAGACCCGTGGCGCCAAGTTCGTCGTCATCGACCCGCGCCGCACCGATACCTCGAGCGAGGCCGACCTCTTCCTTGGCCTGAAGCCCGGCACCGATTCGGCACTGTTCTCCGGCTTGCTGGTGCATCTCGCCGACAGCGGCGCGCTGGACAGCAACTACATTGCGCGCCACACGTCTGGCTTCGACGAGACGCTGGCGCGGGCCCGCAATCTCGCCGGCAGCGCCGCTGCGACCGCGCTTGCCACCGGCCTGTCCGAGGCCGATGTCGCCGCCTTCTTCAAGCTGTTCCGCGACACGCCCAAGGTCGTCACCTTGTACTCGCAAGGGGTGAACCAGTCGGCGCAGGGCACCGACAAGGTCAATGCGATCCTCAACTGCCATCTCGCCACCGCGCGCATCGGCAAGCCCGGCATGGGCCCGTTCTCGCTGACCGGCCAGCCCAATGCGATGGGCGGCCGCGAGGTCGGCGGTCTCGCCAATCAGCTCGCCGCGCACATGAACTTCACGCCGGCGGACATCGATCGTATCAGACGCTTCTGGAAGGCGTCCGACATCGCCACCCACGAGGGCTTGAAGGCGGTGCAGATGTTCGAGGCGATCGCGCGCGGCCAGATCAAGGCGCTGTGGGTGATCGGCACCAATCCGGCGGTGTCGCTGCCGGATGCGGATCTGGTGCGCACGGCGCTGAAGAAGCTCGAATTGTTCGTCGTCTCCGAGAACGTCCGCTCCAACGACACCGTGGATGTCGGCGCGCATGTTCTGTTGCCGGCGCAGGCCTGGGGCGAGAAGTCGGGCACCGTGACCAATTCCGAGCGGCGCATCTCGCGCCAGCGCGCCTTCATGCCGCCGGCCGGCGAGGCCAAGCCAGACTGGTGGATCCTGAGCGAGGTCGGCAAGCGGCTCGGCCACGCCGCCGCGTTCAACTACACCTCCGCCGCCGACGTGTTCCGCGAACATGCCGCGCTGTCGGCATTCGAGAACGACGGCACGCGCGACTTCGACATTGGCGGCTTGGCCACGCTGTCGGATGATGAATACGACACGATGGCCCCGGTGCAGTGGCCGGTGCGCGCCGGCAGGCCGCCCGAGCCGCGCTTCTTCGCCGACGGCGCCTTCTACACCAACGACCGCAAGGCCCGCTTCGTCGCGCCGGAGGTGCCGGCGCTGCGCAGCGAGACCACGGCCGCGCGTCCGCTACGTCTCAATACCGGCCGCATCCGCGACCAGTGGCACACGATGACCCGCACCGGCCTCAGCCCGCGTCTCGGATCGCATCTGCCGGAGCCGTTCGTCGAGGTGCATCCGGACGACGCGCTGCGCTACGGCCTGATGCATGACGGCTTCGCCAAGGTCACCACCGAGCACGGCCAGTGCATTCTCAAGGTCGTCGTCAGCGAGCGCCAGCAGCGCGGCATGCTGTTCGCGCCGATCCACTGGAATGCGACCAACTCCTCGCATGGCCGCGTCGGTGCGCTGGTCGCCTCGCACACCGATCCGTTCTCCGGCCAGCCGGAGGCCAAGGCGACACCGGCCGCGATCTCGCCTTACGAGTATGTGTTCCGCGGCTTCATCCTGTCGCGCACCGAACTGACGCTGCCGTCGAACCTGTGGTGGGTGCGCGCGACGGTGCCCGGCGGCTTCGGCTATCTGTTCGCCGACAATGGCGACCTCATGCGCTGGCCCGGCTGGTTCAAGGCCCTCGCCACTGACGATGTCGCCGACTACATGGATGTCGGCGGCGGCGTCTATCGCGCCGCATGCTTCGACGGCGATCGCATCGCGACCTCCGTGTTCGTCGGCCCCGGCCATGACGCTGGCGACTGGAACGTCGTGAAGACGATGTTCGCCGCCGACCGCCTCGACGACGAGCAGCGCCGCGTGCTGCTGTCGGGACGTGCGCCGGATGGCGCCAGTGGCGGCCCGATCGTCTGCGCCTGCTTCGGCGTCGGCCGCGACACCATCTGCGACGCCATCGCCGCGGGAGCCCGCACGCCCGCCGCCATCGGCGCCGAGCTCAAGGCCGGCACCAATTGCGGCTCCTGCATCCCCGAGATGAAGCGCTTGATCGCACAGATGCCGGCGCAGGCCGACGTGTCGGTGAAAGTGGCGAGCTAG
- a CDS encoding NAD(P)/FAD-dependent oxidoreductase: protein MAAAKLVEELSQTALGRYAIAVIGEEPRLAYNRVLLSSVLAGEAASHEIELKPASWWRERGVTLKYGARVTGIDVGRRELQIENDENVAFSRLVLATGSLPLRLPVPGSDLPGVHTFRDSRDTDVLLSLAAKKARVVVVGGGLLGLEAAYGLARAGAQVTLLHLMDRLMERQLDAPAASLLKVLVERKGIEVLLQASTAAIHGDARVESVELADGRRIAADAVIFAAGIKPNIALAKEAGLAVNRGIVVDDVMQTSASGIFALGECAEHRGTCYGLVEPAYEQARVLARHLAGRKAAYQGSVVSTNLKVSGVAVFSAGDFIGAEGSEAIVLNDVRRGIYKKLVIADGRLTGAVLIGDTQDALWYRDLIRKQEPIVSIRTEMMFGRVGTRPKAA, encoded by the coding sequence ATGGCCGCTGCGAAGCTGGTCGAGGAGCTGTCGCAGACGGCACTCGGCCGCTACGCCATCGCGGTGATCGGCGAGGAGCCGCGGCTCGCCTATAACCGTGTGCTGCTGTCGTCGGTGCTGGCCGGCGAGGCGGCCTCGCACGAGATCGAGCTCAAGCCGGCCAGTTGGTGGCGGGAGCGCGGCGTGACGTTGAAGTATGGCGCGCGCGTCACCGGCATCGACGTCGGCCGGCGCGAGTTGCAGATCGAGAATGATGAGAACGTCGCCTTCTCGCGCCTGGTCCTCGCCACCGGCTCGCTGCCGCTACGGTTGCCCGTGCCCGGCAGCGACCTGCCGGGCGTTCACACGTTCCGCGACAGCCGCGATACCGACGTGCTGCTGAGCCTGGCCGCGAAGAAGGCGCGCGTCGTCGTGGTCGGCGGCGGGCTGCTTGGCCTGGAGGCCGCCTATGGCTTGGCGCGCGCCGGCGCTCAGGTGACCCTGCTGCATCTGATGGACCGCCTGATGGAGCGGCAGCTCGATGCGCCTGCGGCCTCGCTGCTGAAAGTGTTGGTCGAGCGCAAGGGCATCGAAGTCCTGCTGCAGGCGAGCACGGCGGCGATCCATGGTGACGCCCGTGTCGAAAGCGTCGAGCTCGCCGATGGGCGGCGCATCGCCGCCGACGCCGTGATCTTCGCGGCCGGCATCAAGCCTAACATCGCGCTCGCCAAGGAGGCGGGGCTTGCCGTCAATCGCGGCATCGTCGTCGACGACGTCATGCAGACCTCGGCGTCGGGAATCTTCGCGCTCGGCGAATGCGCCGAGCATCGCGGCACCTGCTACGGCCTGGTGGAGCCTGCCTATGAACAGGCGCGGGTCCTGGCGCGGCATCTCGCCGGCCGCAAGGCGGCCTATCAGGGCAGCGTCGTCTCGACCAACCTCAAAGTGTCCGGCGTTGCGGTGTTCTCCGCCGGCGATTTCATCGGTGCCGAGGGCAGCGAGGCGATCGTGCTCAACGATGTCAGGCGCGGCATCTACAAGAAGCTGGTGATCGCTGATGGGCGGCTGACCGGCGCGGTGCTGATCGGCGATACGCAGGATGCGCTCTGGTATCGCGACCTGATCCGCAAGCAGGAACCGATCGTATCGATCCGGACCGAGATGATGTTCGGCCGCGTGGGGACGCGGCCGAAGGCGGCGTGA
- a CDS encoding globin family protein, producing MTPSQITLVQDSFAKVAPISDQAAAIFYDRLFEVAPQVRAMFPDDLTEQRKKLMATLTVVVNGLSDLPAILPAASALAKRHVNYGAKPEHYPVVGAALLWTLEKGLGEAWTPDVADAWTAAYGTLSGFMISEAYGKAQAAE from the coding sequence ATGACGCCGTCTCAGATCACACTGGTTCAGGATAGTTTTGCCAAGGTCGCACCGATCTCCGATCAGGCTGCGGCGATCTTCTACGACCGCCTGTTTGAAGTGGCGCCGCAGGTGCGCGCGATGTTCCCCGATGATCTCACCGAGCAGCGCAAGAAGCTGATGGCGACACTGACGGTCGTCGTGAACGGACTGTCGGACCTGCCGGCGATCCTGCCGGCGGCGAGCGCGCTGGCCAAGCGGCATGTAAATTATGGCGCCAAGCCCGAGCACTATCCGGTGGTCGGCGCTGCGCTGCTTTGGACGCTCGAGAAGGGGCTGGGTGAGGCGTGGACGCCCGACGTCGCCGACGCCTGGACAGCGGCTTACGGCACGTTGTCGGGTTTCATGATTTCGGAAGCCTATGGCAAGGCGCAGGCGGCGGAGTAG
- a CDS encoding ABC transporter ATP-binding protein: MMAYLKLDHVDKVFTRGAATTEVLKDINLTIEKGEYVSIIGHSGCGKSTMLNIVAGLTTATTGGVLLEEREVNSPGPDRAVVFQNHSLLPWLTVYENVRLGVDKVFAKTKTRAERDAWTLHNLNLVQMTHAKDKRPNEISGGMKQRVGIARALAMEPKVLLLDEPFGALDALTRAHLQDSVMALHQKLGNTILMITHDVDEAVLLSDRIVMMTNGPSAHIGEVLEVALPRPRKRLELATNPTYVKCRQRVLEFLYERHRFVEAA, encoded by the coding sequence ATCATGGCCTATCTGAAGCTCGACCACGTCGACAAGGTCTTCACCCGCGGCGCTGCGACCACCGAGGTGCTGAAGGACATCAATCTGACGATCGAGAAGGGCGAATACGTCTCGATCATCGGCCATTCCGGCTGCGGCAAGTCGACGATGCTCAACATCGTCGCGGGCCTCACCACCGCGACCACTGGCGGCGTGCTGCTGGAGGAGCGCGAGGTCAACTCGCCCGGTCCGGACCGCGCCGTTGTGTTCCAGAACCACAGCCTGCTGCCCTGGCTCACGGTCTATGAGAACGTGCGCCTCGGCGTCGACAAGGTGTTCGCCAAGACCAAGACCCGCGCCGAGCGCGATGCCTGGACACTGCACAATCTCAACCTCGTGCAGATGACCCACGCCAAGGACAAGCGCCCGAACGAGATCTCCGGCGGCATGAAGCAGCGCGTCGGCATCGCCCGCGCGCTGGCGATGGAGCCGAAGGTGCTGCTGCTCGACGAGCCGTTCGGTGCCCTCGACGCGCTGACGCGCGCGCATCTGCAGGATTCGGTGATGGCGCTGCATCAGAAGCTCGGCAACACCATCCTGATGATCACCCACGATGTCGACGAGGCCGTGCTGCTGTCGGACCGCATCGTGATGATGACCAACGGCCCGAGCGCGCATATCGGCGAGGTGCTCGAGGTCGCGCTGCCGCGGCCGCGCAAGCGGCTCGAGCTCGCGACCAACCCGACCTACGTGAAATGCCGCCAGCGCGTGCTCGAATTCCTCTATGAGCGGCACCGCTTCGTCGAGGCGGCCTGA
- the ntrB gene encoding nitrate ABC transporter permease translates to MSMPALTNDSVPKVVSPASASTTASVVTMTPKQPPKAERYVKMAREAAVRVVPPLIVLALFLIVWELLCRRAGSALPPPSRVFTDTRELILDPFFDHGGIDKGLFWHLEASLRRVAIGYAIAAVVGVALGTLIGQSVWAMRGLDPIFQVLRTIPPLAWLPLSLAAFRDGQPSAIFVIFITSVWPIIINTAVGIRNIPQDYRNVAAVVQLNPLEFFAKIMIPAAAPYIFTGLRIGIGLSWLAIVAAEMLIGGVGIGFFIWDAWNSSHISEIILALFYVGIIGFVLDRLIAVVGKIVTRGTATN, encoded by the coding sequence ATGTCCATGCCCGCGTTGACCAATGACAGCGTGCCCAAGGTCGTTTCGCCTGCGTCAGCATCCACCACGGCGTCGGTGGTGACGATGACGCCGAAGCAGCCGCCGAAGGCCGAGCGTTATGTGAAGATGGCCCGCGAGGCCGCGGTGCGCGTGGTGCCGCCGCTGATCGTGCTGGCGCTGTTCCTGATCGTCTGGGAGCTGCTCTGCCGGCGCGCCGGCTCGGCACTGCCGCCGCCGTCGCGCGTGTTCACTGATACTCGCGAGCTGATCCTCGATCCGTTCTTCGATCATGGCGGCATCGACAAGGGCCTGTTCTGGCATCTCGAAGCCAGTCTCCGCCGCGTCGCGATCGGCTACGCCATCGCCGCGGTCGTCGGTGTGGCGCTGGGCACCCTGATCGGGCAGTCGGTCTGGGCGATGCGCGGTCTCGATCCGATCTTCCAGGTGCTGCGCACGATCCCGCCGCTCGCCTGGCTGCCGCTGTCGCTCGCCGCGTTCCGCGACGGTCAGCCCTCGGCGATCTTCGTCATCTTCATCACCTCGGTGTGGCCGATCATCATCAACACCGCGGTCGGCATCCGCAACATCCCGCAGGACTACCGCAACGTCGCCGCCGTCGTGCAGCTCAATCCGCTGGAGTTCTTCGCCAAGATCATGATCCCGGCGGCCGCGCCCTACATCTTCACCGGCTTGCGCATCGGCATCGGCCTGTCCTGGTTGGCGATCGTCGCGGCGGAGATGCTGATCGGCGGCGTCGGCATCGGCTTCTTCATCTGGGACGCGTGGAATTCCTCGCATATCAGCGAGATCATTCTGGCGCTGTTCTATGTCGGCATCATCGGCTTCGTGCTCGACCGGCTGATCGCCGTTGTCGGCAAGATCGTCACCCGCGGCACCGCGACGAACTGA